tatacatacgggtatgtacatatgtatgtgtaaatATCTGTAAGATGCGTAGatacattttaaataaattcattcATACATCCACCGACTGACTCCTCGGAAGATCTTCTcctacaaaaaatacatacaatatggCACTAATCTACGACGAGTACAGTACGTGTTTACACCTATAGAGGGTTCGGTTCTCTTCTCTGGTTTTTGGATTATGCAATATATatagtgtatatatatatatatatatggtatatgtatatgcataagTGTTATTTCCTGTCTCAAGCATTATAAAAATAGAGCATTCATCGATTGGGTGGAAAGGAGCTGAATATTCATAACATATTCATCCCATAACTTCTTCTGGGGGCTTACGGGTTTCGGGTTTCGAGTTACGGGTTACGGGCTACGGTTTTGGTTACGAGTAGTATGTATTTGTTTCCCTCGGAAAAGGCCTTTGAAAGAATTGAAAGTTGTTCTGTGGTGAGTAAAGTACGTACATATACAGATACTATTTCGTTATACATAATATTAACTTTCATATAATATAATGTTATTCTATGttctgtctgtccatctggctgcgtgcgtgtgggtgtgtgtggatgtggagaATATCTTGTTGTATTAATTTCAGTATCTATCTGCGCTTCATTCTGCTCGCTTTTCCATCTATCGTTTTTCGGGGTTTGATCACAGCTTTTACAATTCTAATGATATACATGATAATGTTTTAATGAGAGTGTtcgtgtgtgttggtgtgtgcttgtgtgtgtggggcatcGTGCAACCAACAAAGTGTACGATTCGTCgcaattttgtttaaattcgcaccaaaaaatactgcatatagtacatatattgggaagaaaaaaaaaccagttGCCTCCATTTTTTCTGTGTCCTCTCAATAgatttatgtatatagatgtatatgtatctatatcttatgtaaatattatataataatactTTTTGCACagagaaaatgcatttacacACAATATTAcacattcatatatatttcaatttcaatttccatttctattcgtattcttgtatttttctttattcttttaGTTCAAGAAAGCTGTCGTTCGACTTAGATTTTCCACACAACAACTAATCATTATTATCATTTATCTTTATcaatatcattattattatatagaTATCCATTTTCCTCATcggttgtttttttatttgtttgttatttaaaaaagtaatacaaaatatgtttttggttttcttttccctttatttcaatatttttccgCATCCGTCTCCGCTCTTACTTTCATCGGATTCAGATCACGGATCACGGATTGCGGATGCACTTGGCATATGAATAGCGTAGGAAAGTTGGGCAaaattctttatattttctgctcTTTTGTTCATATGCGAAACGTGTTTCTCtcttattttgtgtgtgttttctttagttggtaaattgattttttgttttttagtaAAATTCACTACAAACTCGCCTgcaatttacaattttagttgtaattttctttttatataaatGTTTTGTTGTAAAAAATAAGTAatgttaaattaaaaaaaagaatacacaTTTAACAGCTATTTGGGGGACCTGAAGGGGGGTATGTGGGAAAAGGAGGATTGGAGGATTGCGTTCCTGTTTTCTTTTGGCGCCATTTGGGTCTTGGGGTTTGCGACAACATTGTACAACAATGCTTAAATCTGCtctatacatatgtgtatatcgtatatatatcGTATCTATATGCTGTATAGGACATAGATCTaagcacatactcgtacatatgtatgccgtATGCTATATAGGTGTGTATAAGTTATATGTTGCTGCTCCTTTGGGGGCTTCATAGTTGATTGTAGGAAATTGTTAGCACGCGCTTTTATCTTCTCTCcgattcgatttcgatttcaatttccatttaaatttcaatttccgcATTGACTATCCGTTTGCCCTTTACTCCGGACGGCTTTGCTTTGCATGGTGGCTGGTCTACTCGCGTCCTTTGCCTTCCCTTCGTTGTACTCTCTCGCATGcctccactccacaccactcctctccactccactcctctcctcttcACTCATCTCATTTCGTCTCATTGCATCTGATCCACAGTTTAGTTAACTTTCTCTTCTCACATTTCTCCTTCCTGTTGATTcattttcttggtttttgtttttgtttcgtttgcttatgctgctgttttttttgtttgtttagttTATAATtgtttcttctttatttttagctattttttgtttcattttcatttagtttaaatttaatttaaataatgtatgtatatatttataaatgtgtgtgtgttttcgctATACATCGGCTATAGCATTGGTAtgtcataataataataataataataatttcaataataataataaaaaaaaaattatagtCCATTAACGTAAATTGGTTACTCTACTCTTTCTACTCCTCTTCTGCTCTTCcgctctctgtccctctccctctctcttccttgCAATCCTTTCTCCtattttcacatattttcAGGACAAACATCGACGTACGAACGAACAAAATAATTACAACTCCGAATTTGGAAGAATATAAGCATAAAATTAATCTGTAtacaatgtgtgtgtgtttgtctgttgatccgttccgttccgctccGCTCCATTCCGTTCTTTACTTAGTTCCTCTCCTCTAtactcctcctgctccccctCTATTTGCTATTTGTTGCTCCTTCTCGAAGAGGACCTGCGACGTCCTCTACTCCGAGTCCGGTTCGCGCTCATCGAAGCCTGCCAGATCGACCGTCTGGAGCATGCCGCGCGAGTAGGCGTACTCGATGAGGGCCAGATGGCAGAACACATACTGATCGGGCATTTGGATGGAGTAGGCGCGCTGCGAGCGTATCTTCTCAACGGTGCCGCGTATATCCGCCGTTCCCACATCCTCCAGACGCGATATGCAAATGTCCAAGGTGATGAATGTTCCTGCAGGAAAGCAGAAGCTCAATCAAGATTTAGATACTCGGGGAGCATGGATGGACACTCACCTGTACGCCCGATGCCGGCGCTGCAGTGCACCACAATCGGTGGACCGCGCGCATGTCCCGCCCAGGTATCGCCCAAAGCTTCGACGAGCTCCGCCTGCTTGTCGCGCACCTTCTGGAGGAAGTTCAGCACGGCCATGGCCGAGCTGGGAACACCGTAATCCGGCCAGCTGGTGAACTGCCAATGTGAGACATTGCGAATTTCGTCAGTCTGCGGAAAATACAATTTGAGATTATAGATAGATTATAGatgctgtggcagtggcagcggcagtggcatgCAACCTTTATGCTACCCACCTTTATGTTTCTCAATTCCAACGAGGCAACCGTATAGTCCTCGTTGCACTCAACGCTAATTGTTCGCACATGGAAGTCGCCGTACTCTAAGGAACTATCTTCAGTCGGCTCCCAGTATTGGCCGCATTTCACACGCCCGCGCTCCATCACGCGCGTTGTCATCACTATAACTAAACAATGTTGCTCCCAGATCATGCGCCAAAAGTCATGGGATGTCTTTGGTAATGGACCTGggcgacagacagagagacagagatatcATTATAGAGACAGTTCGAAATGCAGGCCATAGCCCCCTGCAGATTAGATCTATCGATAGATAGGCCTTGTCTATTGTGGCCTATCGAATATCGCATGGAAAGACAGAGGGAAAGTTCCCTCCCCTTCCCTTCCCATCCCTTCGTTTCGTGTGTGAGGGATGAGGTcccttttttggggatttttCCGCACCTTGAGTTGAAATATATGCATTCTTCTGTTTGTAGCCATCGACAAAATTCGCATTTATGTAATCGGACAGCTCCTCGACGCCGTCCTCCTGTGCCAGCACCACTCGACTGTGATCGAAGCAGAGGACATCTGTGTATCGGTTTTTGGTCAGGTTGGCGCGCATtctgcaaatggaaaatggattCGATAGAAACCGAGAGTTATCCAACCAAGGAGATCGAATCACTTACCGCGCATGTAGGAAGGTGCCGTCGGGCGTCCTGTTCCTAATGTCCGTATACTCCTTCACCAGTCCGTGGCGTCCCCGCTGCATCACCATCTGCACAATCTGCTCGATGGGCTTGGGATCGCCCTCCTGGCCGGCCAGACTGTCGTCGTCGCTGAAGCCCGACGAGGCGCTGCTGGGTGGATTCTCCGACCAGAACTCTCCGCCATTGGTGGCCTCAGCACCAGGGCCGCCGCCCGTGGCCCGTACCGCCAGTCCTGCCACAGtgccagctcctgctcctgtcgCAGTGGGGGCTCCCAGGCCTGTGGTGGCTTTGGGGACGCCACCGCCGTCCAAGGGAACGCCGCTGGTGTTGAGCTTGAGGGGTGatgtgccgccgccgccgccagggGCAgcactgccaccgccgccagtggcagcactgccgctgccgcgaTGACTGGGACTCAGGCCATTGATTGTGATGTTCTCGTTGGGCTCTGTGATGCCCCCAGAGGTGGCATCGTTGCTGGCCTCACCGTTGCTGACAGTCACCACGGTGGTGTtgttgtccgccagctgatGGACGGCGCTTATGAtggttgcagctgcagcagcagcagcagttccacTGCcggtgccactgccactgctactgccatTGGTGGTTGCTGCCACAGCTGCCGTACCTGAGACACCAGTGACTCCAGCGACTCCGGTGACTCCAGTGACTCCAGTGACTCCAGTGACTCCAGTGACTCCAGTGACTCCAGTGACTGTGCCCACTGTGATATTGGCAAGCAGCTCGTCCTCACGATTCGTCATCGATTGGCGGCAACTCAGCAACCATGTGGCGTGATCGATTTCCAGCGTGCCGCCCAGATGCAGGGGCAGCGCCTTGCGCGGCACGTGCAGGCCCAACTGCGGCACCGATACAGTGAACACCCGTTCGCGCAGCTTCTCGCGCACGAACAGGCGCAGGATCTTGAAGGGGGCCTTGAACCACAGCGGCGCCGTCACGATCAGGACTTTCTTCAGACGCGCCGGATAGCCACCCTGTgcgcaaacgaaacgaaagggaAACAGAAACACGAATTTAGTCGCGTATTAAACGATAGATACACAGATAGGAAGACACTCTCCCATCTAATTTATGGCAAGAGGGGGAACCCTTTGAAGAATCCTTCCGTAACTGTTactgcggcaacatttacatGAATATTACAGAGAAATTCCATGGAACTTTATGCACTTGCGCCCTAATCCTCAATCCCCTCGATTGTTTTCGGATTCCGCATGAATTTCCAAGTGTTGCACAACGTGTGCGTGTGTACGAGTGTTGCGCAACGGCAATGggaacggcaatggcaacgtgTGCGTTGCGTGTACGTGGGAGGAGTAGGATGGTGTGCAGCTTTTTCGACGGAAAACCCATCAGAACTAGAACCAGAGATGAGCTTCAAGCAAGAGTAAACACAAACAGCACGGGGAATCAGTGGCAAAGCCCCTGCATTTGGTTACCGACACGAGCCGCATATTacaggagccagagccagcgacagagcgaGCGCCAGAAAGGCTAGAGTTGCGTGCCACATGCCCCAATGATTAAGTTGTGGACTGCAGCAGAAACTAAAAGAAAAATGCGACACTCAGAGAtaccaagagagagagagagaggaacggaaggagagaaagagagagacctTCACCCACTTTTTGGGAACCAATTTCATTGcggcatttttttttcgattgCAACGGATGGGAGCCAAGAAGAGGGGTGGGGGAATGAATAGATATTTGGCTTCACTTAAAGGTACTACACACAGTACAGTGAAGCCTCCGCCCCACCAGCAGCCCCttccccaaccccaaccccaaccccaaccccaaccccagccacAAGCCCTTTCCTTCTCTTCTCTCGAGGCTGCCACGGAAGAAGAATCTCTCCGCCCGGCTGTCCGTCTCTCcgtctgtttgtttgctttttctgtGTATCcgtgtcatcatcatcatttggTTTATTGGCCAACCCCCTCTCCCTTCCGCCCAAAGGCAGAGTGCAGAGTGCAcagtgcagcggcagcggcagccgcagccacagccagattAAGGTCAGCGGCCCAGTGCCCCATCGTTGCAGATGGGCGGCGTGTGTGGGGTGTGGCGGGGGCAAAGCGCAGAGGAAAAGCAGGGCAAAGCCAAAATCAACAAGGGGCAACCGCCTGCCTTCAGTTTAGAGGCAAGCCCCAAAGCCTTCAGATACATAGATGGAGTCCTGCAGTTCTTAAATGTTATAAGTAGAAACGATCCTGTGGGTTGCGATCGAATCCCAGCTTCCTGGCTTGTGTCGAAGGGATATCTATCCATCTGCATGACCTGCATCGGCCTCTATGTGTAAATACTGCTGGGAGGAGGTGCTGGGGGCTGGTGCATTTGCGGGCACTTTAATTAAACGCCAAATCACaatcaaaaacacacacaaaaacgaGCACGCAAGCCGGGAAACGGTGGAAAgcggagaggggagaggggagagtgCGTGAAGGAAAACCATTTCATGTTCATGGAAAATCTTAATTAAAGTTCTCCATCGTTTGGTCGTTTGGACGTTTGTTGCACTTGCAACTGCATTTGCAGCTTTTCTGCTCAAAAGTATTTTACAACACTGGCCCTCTCGCCCTCTCGCTCGCGCTCCCTCTGTGGCTCAATAAATTCCCGTTAAAGCTCTAATTGCCAGCATTTTTCCATTACGCATCTTCCACGGGGGCTCCATTGTATGTCCCCCGATTCCAAGGTATATTCAGTAGAAGGTAAGGCCCTCCTCACTTGCTGTATCTCAAACCGTGCGGATACGAATATCGAGTGCCGAAAtgataccagaaaaatactaataGTAATGGTACTAGAAATAATGTTTGAAAAAATACCCGAAAATACACTGGATGTCCTGGTACTAGGTGCTCACTAAAATCCTACTAGATTCAGACCCTAGAATAATAACAGAataattctttaaaaataccagaaaacaGTAGAAACTATACAGCAAATACTGGATATACCAGATCGAAAAATACTATAACAAATACTAAAAGATATCCTCATTACAATTGGAATACAATACGAGGGGAAAAAATACTCGAGAAAATACTAGAATGAGCAGGGGAAATATAATACTAgggaaaataccagaaatattAATAGCGGATACCAtagaaaatactagaatacTGGATgtgcacaaacacacacaccacacacatggacacacACATTTACGGGGTTTCTTTTGTTACTTGTCGATGCTTTATGGCTGTTGTGCCACccccagcccctcccccccacccatGGCATTCCTTTATGTGTTGTATACTTTCACTCGGGACTCGCCCCACCTGTGGGTGAGTGGCATGAAGAGAGGGAGGGCCTGAGGGCCGGAGGGCAGGCACTTGTTTGCCCTTAAAGGTGGCGCTTGAAAGTAGGCAATGACGGAGAATTCCGGGCATTCCATTCGCTTGCCATATCCATTGCCACATCCATTGCCATTCTACTGCAGTGCAAACATTCATTCGTTTCTACTGCTGCACTCCTGCCTCGTTGCTTGGCTTCTTCGTTTTCCAATTTGCATAGCCAAGACCAGCCCATCCTCCGTTCCCGAGTCCTGGGGatgcaggaggaggcggcatCCTTGAGCCAAAGAGTGCGTCGTGTGCCCCAAAAAAGGTTTCCAAAGAACTAGATATTGCATGGGCATGGCATAGCCTTGGACATGAAAGGAAACGGATGTCTGAATGGAGTTGCCTGCTGCTCAAGTGGCACGGCGAATTATGAGTCATAATTGAGCTGAACGCCGCCCCTGCCATGCACCGCGGATGTTGCAACCAAATACCAATAAGCGACAAGAGcgggcaacagcagcagaggagagCGTATCGGGTGAATGGGGAAAATGTGGAGATTCTCTCTCTAATTGGATGACAGACAAGACTCCGCCTGTGGCAGCGAAAGTGTTCCTTTTATGTACAAATCTGAGCAGGATTTTCGTTTTAAGTTTCTTGGGGGCTCCTGCTCCCTCCTGCTGCTTCCTTTCCCTTGCTGTCTATTCCAGTCGCATGCAGGCGATGCCTGACAACATTTCAGGGTCATCCCGATCCGCCCCCCGAATCCAGCCCACCCTTCGCCCACTATGACGGCTATCCCTATGGCTCTATGGCTATCCCACACATTCAATTATAATTGAATTGAGGACGAGGCCGAagccgaggacgaggacgagggaGGACTGCGACTGGCTGACTgtcagagatacagatacgagaatacgaatatgaatattttcGAGTACGTTCGCAATTGGACGGTGGGGGGCCACAATAATGCCCCAATAATCAGAATCTGATGATGACGCTGACTCGTggactccactccgctccactcctccccctccccctccccccctttccCCATGGTTGTATCCCATGGTTGCATAAGGCATATGGCATTCCGTGTATATATAGAAACTTAATTGACAAACGTCCAGGCCACATGGCAACAGGAACGAGCAATCACAGGAACGGGGGCgaaggtggcaggtggcaggtggcaccCACACATACTGCTGTTGTTTCTTGTTGCCTTGAGGGTCAAAagtctgtgtgtgcctgtgtgcggAAAAGTTGAATGAAATGTCGCGTGGGCACTGCTGGAAGGAGAACCCGGGACGGATTTCAACCCCGTAGAACCTAGAGGATCCCTCGAGTGGGCCGAGCAACGTGCCCGGGCATGACTCTCCTTCATCTGAGACGCCCCCAAATCCTCTGCTTTGCCTTTGGGGGACATGTGTGTTGCGTGTGGGGGGTGCTGCGGATAAGGATGAAGCCAGGATGCAAATGGCAGAGAAGCAAGGCTCTGTGGCTAAAAATAGGTGCCGCTGAACTGCAGGGGAGCCGCCTCTGTTTCAAGGGAaaacccacacccacacccaaagCCACAGCTTggagtgggtggggtgggtgggATTGGGTCTTCGTTTCCCAGAATATGGAATGGAGTGTGTCTGCAATCTGCAATCTGCAATCTAATACAATATCTCATATATGTTTTTccatgaaacgaaacgaatctaGATACTATAatcatctgctgctgccgtgctTCCTGGAAATCCTATCGAGACCGAAATTGAAATAGAAAGATTGTTTCAACACTTCGAGGAAAATGTCATGCCATCCCGTGCCATGTCCCCGGATCTATTAATTCTATCTCGCTAATTTTCCAATGAAAATTGTGCGAAAGAGTAGGTGCTTTTCCTGAGAAAAGCAATCCATCCATAACAAAAACTCTTCCACGAAAAACTATTGCCAAAGCAGGGGGAATCTCAATTACAACCGATATAAcgatttcatttcgtttgaaTCTTTGAAATGAAGTGTGTTCCGAGCGGTGTGATTGCtcagaggggggggggggggggggggggggggggggggggatgggccGATGGGGCGATGGGGGATGGCGTCACAAATAAGCCAATTAAGAGAATTCCCGGGAAATCAAAGCCCTTTTTGGGCTTTGGGCACTCCCCCAATGACTTTTCTCCTGTACCAGCAGCGTCCTTTATCTC
The sequence above is a segment of the Drosophila pseudoobscura strain MV-25-SWS-2005 chromosome X, UCI_Dpse_MV25, whole genome shotgun sequence genome. Coding sequences within it:
- the Ptpmeg2 gene encoding tyrosine-protein phosphatase non-receptor type 9 isoform X6; protein product: MTNREDELLANITVGTVTGVTGVTGVTGVTGVTGVTGVAGVTGVSGTAAVAATTNGSSSGSGTGSGTAAAAAAATIISAVHQLADNNTTVVTVSNGEASNDATSGGITEPNENITINGLSPSHRGSGSAATGGGGSAAPGGGGGTSPLKLNTSGVPLDGGGVPKATTGLGAPTATGAGAGTVAGLAVRATGGGPGAEATNGGEFWSENPPSSASSGFSDDDSLAGQEGDPKPIEQIVQMVMQRGRHGLVKEYTDIRNRTPDGTFLHARMRANLTKNRYTDVLCFDHSRVVLAQEDGVEELSDYINANFVDGYKQKNAYISTQGPLPKTSHDFWRMIWEQHCLVIVMTTRVMERGRVKCGQYWEPTEDSSLEYGDFHVRTISVECNEDYTVASLELRNIKTDEIRNVSHWQFTSWPDYGVPSSAMAVLNFLQKVRDKQAELVEALGDTWAGHARGPPIVVHCSAGIGRTGTFITLDICISRLEDVGTADIRGTVEKIRSQRAYSIQMPDQYVFCHLALIEYAYSRGMLQTVDLAGFDEREPDSE
- the Ptpmeg2 gene encoding tyrosine-protein phosphatase non-receptor type 9 isoform X5 — translated: MASEAEQQEFAVQQFIDLCNNLCATAAAAGTLTASTSTLSAASASVSASSTASASGTQPPLAFTAPPTEAATAGAIAGGGEGPVPVFRRHISHTTAVKFLYARKFDIPRAVSLYEQHEQIRQKEYLYNIDPDVEPLRSELQTGKFTILPARTSSGAAIALFTANRHSPLSVGHTTTLQGIVYQLDSALQDTETQRAGLVFIYDMSGSKYSNFDYDLSQKILTLLKGGYPARLKKVLIVTAPLWFKAPFKILRLFVREKLRERVFTVSVPQLGLHVPRKALPLHLGGTLEIDHATWLLSCRQSMTNREDELLANITVGTVTGVTGVTGVTGVTGVTGVTGVAGVTGVSGTAAVAATTNGSSSGSGTGSGTAAAAAAATIISAVHQLADNNTTVVTVSNGEASNDATSGGITEPNENITINGLSPSHRGSGSAATGGGGSAAPGGGGGTSPLKLNTSGVPLDGGGVPKATTGLGAPTATGAGAGTVAGLAVRATGGGPGAEATNGGEFWSENPPSSASSGFSDDDSLAGQEGDPKPIEQIVQMVMQRGRHGLVKEYTDIRNRTPDGTFLHARMRANLTKNRYTDVLCFDHSRVVLAQEDGVEELSDYINANFVDGYKQKNAYISTQGPLPKTSHDFWRMIWEQHCLVIVMTTRVMERGRVKCGQYWEPTEDSSLEYGDFHVRTISVECNEDYTVASLELRNIKTDEIRNVSHWQFTSWPDYGVPSSAMAVLNFLQKVRDKQAELVEALGDTWAGHARGPPIVVHCSAGIGRTGTFITLDICISRLEDVGTADIRGTVEKIRSQRAYSIQMPDQYVFCHLALIEYAYSRGMLQTVDLAGFDEREPDSE
- the Ptpmeg2 gene encoding tyrosine-protein phosphatase non-receptor type 9 isoform X2; amino-acid sequence: MQRRQQNKYQRESNDDCSDSNNNNSRSSRNNGCHQRLFLCFAKAVQQFIDLCNNLCATAAAAGTLTASTSTLSAASASVSASSTASASGTQPPLAFTAPPTEAATAGAIAGGGEGPVPVFRRHISHTTAVKFLYARKFDIPRAVSLYEQHEQIRQKEYLYNIDPDVEPLRSELQTGKFTILPARTSSGAAIALFTANRHSPLSVGHTTTLQGIVYQLDSALQDTETQRAGLVFIYDMSGSKYSNFDYDLSQKILTLLKGGYPARLKKVLIVTAPLWFKAPFKILRLFVREKLRERVFTVSVPQLGLHVPRKALPLHLGGTLEIDHATWLLSCRQSMTNREDELLANITVGTVTGVTGVTGVAGVTGVSGTAAVAATTNGSSSGSGTGSGTAAAAAAATIISAVHQLADNNTTVVTVSNGEASNDATSGGITEPNENITINGLSPSHRGSGSAATGGGGSAAPGGGGGTSPLKLNTSGVPLDGGGVPKATTGLGAPTATGAGAGTVAGLAVRATGGGPGAEATNGGEFWSENPPSSASSGFSDDDSLAGQEGDPKPIEQIVQMVMQRGRHGLVKEYTDIRNRTPDGTFLHARMRANLTKNRYTDVLCFDHSRVVLAQEDGVEELSDYINANFVDGYKQKNAYISTQGPLPKTSHDFWRMIWEQHCLVIVMTTRVMERGRVKCGQYWEPTEDSSLEYGDFHVRTISVECNEDYTVASLELRNIKTDEIRNVSHWQFTSWPDYGVPSSAMAVLNFLQKVRDKQAELVEALGDTWAGHARGPPIVVHCSAGIGRTGTFITLDICISRLEDVGTADIRGTVEKIRSQRAYSIQMPDQYVFCHLALIEYAYSRGMLQTVDLAGFDEREPDSE
- the Ptpmeg2 gene encoding tyrosine-protein phosphatase non-receptor type 9 isoform X3 — translated: MQRRQQNKYQRESNDDCSDSNNNNSRSSRNNGCHQRLFLCFAKAVQQFIDLCNNLCATAAAAGTLTASTSTLSAASASVSASSTASASGTQPPLAFTAPPTEAATAGAIAGGGEGPVPVFRRHISHTTAVKFLYARKFDIPRAVSLYEQHEQIRQKEYLYNIDPDVEPLRSELQTGKFTILPARTSSGAAIALFTANRHSPLSVGHTTTLQGIVYQLDSALQDTETQRAGLVFIYDMSGSKYSNFDYDLSQKILTLLKGGYPARLKKVLIVTAPLWFKAPFKILRLFVREKLRERVFTVSVPQLGLHVPRKALPLHLGGTLEIDHATWLLSCRQSMTNREDELLANITVGTVTGVTGVAGVTGVSGTAAVAATTNGSSSGSGTGSGTAAAAAAATIISAVHQLADNNTTVVTVSNGEASNDATSGGITEPNENITINGLSPSHRGSGSAATGGGGSAAPGGGGGTSPLKLNTSGVPLDGGGVPKATTGLGAPTATGAGAGTVAGLAVRATGGGPGAEATNGGEFWSENPPSSASSGFSDDDSLAGQEGDPKPIEQIVQMVMQRGRHGLVKEYTDIRNRTPDGTFLHARMRANLTKNRYTDVLCFDHSRVVLAQEDGVEELSDYINANFVDGYKQKNAYISTQGPLPKTSHDFWRMIWEQHCLVIVMTTRVMERGRVKCGQYWEPTEDSSLEYGDFHVRTISVECNEDYTVASLELRNIKTDEIRNVSHWQFTSWPDYGVPSSAMAVLNFLQKVRDKQAELVEALGDTWAGHARGPPIVVHCSAGIGRTGTFITLDICISRLEDVGTADIRGTVEKIRSQRAYSIQMPDQYVFCHLALIEYAYSRGMLQTVDLAGFDEREPDSE
- the Ptpmeg2 gene encoding tyrosine-protein phosphatase non-receptor type 9 isoform X4 yields the protein MVHLYQRRHSREQAVQQFIDLCNNLCATAAAAGTLTASTSTLSAASASVSASSTASASGTQPPLAFTAPPTEAATAGAIAGGGEGPVPVFRRHISHTTAVKFLYARKFDIPRAVSLYEQHEQIRQKEYLYNIDPDVEPLRSELQTGKFTILPARTSSGAAIALFTANRHSPLSVGHTTTLQGIVYQLDSALQDTETQRAGLVFIYDMSGSKYSNFDYDLSQKILTLLKGGYPARLKKVLIVTAPLWFKAPFKILRLFVREKLRERVFTVSVPQLGLHVPRKALPLHLGGTLEIDHATWLLSCRQSMTNREDELLANITVGTVTGVTGVTGVTGVTGVTGVTGVAGVTGVSGTAAVAATTNGSSSGSGTGSGTAAAAAAATIISAVHQLADNNTTVVTVSNGEASNDATSGGITEPNENITINGLSPSHRGSGSAATGGGGSAAPGGGGGTSPLKLNTSGVPLDGGGVPKATTGLGAPTATGAGAGTVAGLAVRATGGGPGAEATNGGEFWSENPPSSASSGFSDDDSLAGQEGDPKPIEQIVQMVMQRGRHGLVKEYTDIRNRTPDGTFLHARMRANLTKNRYTDVLCFDHSRVVLAQEDGVEELSDYINANFVDGYKQKNAYISTQGPLPKTSHDFWRMIWEQHCLVIVMTTRVMERGRVKCGQYWEPTEDSSLEYGDFHVRTISVECNEDYTVASLELRNIKTDEIRNVSHWQFTSWPDYGVPSSAMAVLNFLQKVRDKQAELVEALGDTWAGHARGPPIVVHCSAGIGRTGTFITLDICISRLEDVGTADIRGTVEKIRSQRAYSIQMPDQYVFCHLALIEYAYSRGMLQTVDLAGFDEREPDSE
- the Ptpmeg2 gene encoding tyrosine-protein phosphatase non-receptor type 9 isoform X1, with the translated sequence MQRRQQNKYQRESNDDCSDSNNNNSRSSRNNGCHQRLFLCFAKAVQQFIDLCNNLCATAAAAGTLTASTSTLSAASASVSASSTASASGTQPPLAFTAPPTEAATAGAIAGGGEGPVPVFRRHISHTTAVKFLYARKFDIPRAVSLYEQHEQIRQKEYLYNIDPDVEPLRSELQTGKFTILPARTSSGAAIALFTANRHSPLSVGHTTTLQGIVYQLDSALQDTETQRAGLVFIYDMSGSKYSNFDYDLSQKILTLLKGGYPARLKKVLIVTAPLWFKAPFKILRLFVREKLRERVFTVSVPQLGLHVPRKALPLHLGGTLEIDHATWLLSCRQSMTNREDELLANITVGTVTGVTGVTGVTGVTGVTGVTGVAGVTGVSGTAAVAATTNGSSSGSGTGSGTAAAAAAATIISAVHQLADNNTTVVTVSNGEASNDATSGGITEPNENITINGLSPSHRGSGSAATGGGGSAAPGGGGGTSPLKLNTSGVPLDGGGVPKATTGLGAPTATGAGAGTVAGLAVRATGGGPGAEATNGGEFWSENPPSSASSGFSDDDSLAGQEGDPKPIEQIVQMVMQRGRHGLVKEYTDIRNRTPDGTFLHARMRANLTKNRYTDVLCFDHSRVVLAQEDGVEELSDYINANFVDGYKQKNAYISTQGPLPKTSHDFWRMIWEQHCLVIVMTTRVMERGRVKCGQYWEPTEDSSLEYGDFHVRTISVECNEDYTVASLELRNIKTDEIRNVSHWQFTSWPDYGVPSSAMAVLNFLQKVRDKQAELVEALGDTWAGHARGPPIVVHCSAGIGRTGTFITLDICISRLEDVGTADIRGTVEKIRSQRAYSIQMPDQYVFCHLALIEYAYSRGMLQTVDLAGFDEREPDSE